One genomic segment of Trichoplusia ni isolate ovarian cell line Hi5 chromosome 5, tn1, whole genome shotgun sequence includes these proteins:
- the LOC113494037 gene encoding vesicle-associated membrane protein-associated protein B isoform X3 gives MPNQVLTIEPQNELKFKVDYSGLFEHGCTTYMALTNPSNDLVLYKIKTTAPKKYCVRPNSGVLEPYSKVEIAITPQPVYVDPNEKHKHKFMVQSVIAPEGKINIDQVWKEISPDQLMDYKLKCVFESPRGTNLNDAGDNVAQNEVAKKRVAVADEAKSSTKTLTFPKSENAETDLQKATLEVILLREEESKIRHEILQLKEELLRLRQAAGGDGRVARPHSYGPEKNAQIALMPWVLTAVGMALLGIIIGKFLM, from the exons atgcctAACCAGGTGTTAACTATAGAGCCACAAAACGAACTTAAATTTAAAG ttgattatTCAGGACTGTTCGAGCATGGTTGTACTACTTATATGGCCCTGACTAACCCATCGAACGATTTAGTCCTGTACAAAATAAAGACTACTGCACCAAAGAAGTACTGTGTACGTCCTAACTCTGGGGTGCTTGAGCCATACTCTAAAGTGGAGATAGCAA tTACTCCTCAGCCTGTGTATGTGGATCCTAATGAGAAACATAAACATAAGTTTATGGTGCAAAGCGTTATCGCTCCAGAGGGGAAGATTAATATAGATCAAGTG TGGAAGGAGATAAGCCCAGATCAGCTTATGGATTACAAGCTGAAGTGTGTCTTTGAATCTCCACGTGGAACCAATCtcaat GACGCTGGTGACAATGTCGCCCAAAATGAAGTGGCTAAGAAACGTGTCGCAGTTGCGGATGAAGCTAAATCGTCGACTAAG ACTTTGACTTTCCCCAAGTCTGAGAATGCGGAAACTGATTTGCAAAAGGCGACTTTAGAGGTTATTCTTTTGAGGGAGGAGGAAAGCAAAATACGACATGAAATTCTTCAGTTAAAA GAAGAGCTACTGCGCCTGCGCCAGGCCGCTGGCGGCGACGGCCGTGTGGCGCGCCCTCACTCGTACGGGCCCGAGAAGAACGCACAGATCGCGCTCATGCCGTGGGTGTTGACCGCCGTGGGCATGGCGCTGCTGGGCATTATCATCGGCAAGTTCCTCATGTGA
- the LOC113494037 gene encoding vesicle-associated membrane protein/synaptobrevin-binding protein isoform X2 → MPNQVLTIEPQNELKFKGLFEHGCTTYMALTNPSNDLVLYKIKTTAPKKYCVRPNSGVLEPYSKVEIAITPQPVYVDPNEKHKHKFMVQSVIAPEGKINIDQVWKEISPDQLMDYKLKCVFESPRGTNLNDAGDNVAQNEVAKKRVAVADEAKSSTKDAVEGLIQNEAKRKDDDNSTGAKPTLTFPKSENAETDLQKATLEVILLREEESKIRHEILQLKEELLRLRQAAGGDGRVARPHSYGPEKNAQIALMPWVLTAVGMALLGIIIGKFLM, encoded by the exons atgcctAACCAGGTGTTAACTATAGAGCCACAAAACGAACTTAAATTTAAAG GACTGTTCGAGCATGGTTGTACTACTTATATGGCCCTGACTAACCCATCGAACGATTTAGTCCTGTACAAAATAAAGACTACTGCACCAAAGAAGTACTGTGTACGTCCTAACTCTGGGGTGCTTGAGCCATACTCTAAAGTGGAGATAGCAA tTACTCCTCAGCCTGTGTATGTGGATCCTAATGAGAAACATAAACATAAGTTTATGGTGCAAAGCGTTATCGCTCCAGAGGGGAAGATTAATATAGATCAAGTG TGGAAGGAGATAAGCCCAGATCAGCTTATGGATTACAAGCTGAAGTGTGTCTTTGAATCTCCACGTGGAACCAATCtcaat GACGCTGGTGACAATGTCGCCCAAAATGAAGTGGCTAAGAAACGTGTCGCAGTTGCGGATGAAGCTAAATCGTCGACTAAG GATGCCGTAGAAGGTCTTATCCAGAATGAAGCAAAGCGGAAGGATGATGATAACTCTACAGGCGCAAAACCG ACTTTGACTTTCCCCAAGTCTGAGAATGCGGAAACTGATTTGCAAAAGGCGACTTTAGAGGTTATTCTTTTGAGGGAGGAGGAAAGCAAAATACGACATGAAATTCTTCAGTTAAAA GAAGAGCTACTGCGCCTGCGCCAGGCCGCTGGCGGCGACGGCCGTGTGGCGCGCCCTCACTCGTACGGGCCCGAGAAGAACGCACAGATCGCGCTCATGCCGTGGGTGTTGACCGCCGTGGGCATGGCGCTGCTGGGCATTATCATCGGCAAGTTCCTCATGTGA
- the LOC113494037 gene encoding vesicle-associated membrane protein/synaptobrevin-binding protein isoform X1 codes for MPNQVLTIEPQNELKFKVDYSGLFEHGCTTYMALTNPSNDLVLYKIKTTAPKKYCVRPNSGVLEPYSKVEIAITPQPVYVDPNEKHKHKFMVQSVIAPEGKINIDQVWKEISPDQLMDYKLKCVFESPRGTNLNDAGDNVAQNEVAKKRVAVADEAKSSTKDAVEGLIQNEAKRKDDDNSTGAKPTLTFPKSENAETDLQKATLEVILLREEESKIRHEILQLKEELLRLRQAAGGDGRVARPHSYGPEKNAQIALMPWVLTAVGMALLGIIIGKFLM; via the exons atgcctAACCAGGTGTTAACTATAGAGCCACAAAACGAACTTAAATTTAAAG ttgattatTCAGGACTGTTCGAGCATGGTTGTACTACTTATATGGCCCTGACTAACCCATCGAACGATTTAGTCCTGTACAAAATAAAGACTACTGCACCAAAGAAGTACTGTGTACGTCCTAACTCTGGGGTGCTTGAGCCATACTCTAAAGTGGAGATAGCAA tTACTCCTCAGCCTGTGTATGTGGATCCTAATGAGAAACATAAACATAAGTTTATGGTGCAAAGCGTTATCGCTCCAGAGGGGAAGATTAATATAGATCAAGTG TGGAAGGAGATAAGCCCAGATCAGCTTATGGATTACAAGCTGAAGTGTGTCTTTGAATCTCCACGTGGAACCAATCtcaat GACGCTGGTGACAATGTCGCCCAAAATGAAGTGGCTAAGAAACGTGTCGCAGTTGCGGATGAAGCTAAATCGTCGACTAAG GATGCCGTAGAAGGTCTTATCCAGAATGAAGCAAAGCGGAAGGATGATGATAACTCTACAGGCGCAAAACCG ACTTTGACTTTCCCCAAGTCTGAGAATGCGGAAACTGATTTGCAAAAGGCGACTTTAGAGGTTATTCTTTTGAGGGAGGAGGAAAGCAAAATACGACATGAAATTCTTCAGTTAAAA GAAGAGCTACTGCGCCTGCGCCAGGCCGCTGGCGGCGACGGCCGTGTGGCGCGCCCTCACTCGTACGGGCCCGAGAAGAACGCACAGATCGCGCTCATGCCGTGGGTGTTGACCGCCGTGGGCATGGCGCTGCTGGGCATTATCATCGGCAAGTTCCTCATGTGA